The genomic segment CAGAACTTCAGTTCAGGGTTTGGAAGCAATTTTGACTCATCCTTTCCTTTTTTACTCCACTGGAACAGCTCTCTAAGGAGATTATGGGCAGAGTGTCATTAGTTCTCATCGAAATGTACAGAGTGTCAGCATATGAATCAAAATTAATTTTACAGCATATAGAGAGAGGACAATACTAAATAGCAAATCCTGTGAGATTCCATATTTGACAGATGAAAATGGTGACCCAGTACAGCTAATTGATTTCTGAATATGACGATCTACTCATTTTCCATAACCGTTTGACCTAAGCAGGGCCAAGgtgagcctgtcccaggaagcagagggcaggacacaccctggatgggatgccagggcaTTACAGGGCACACGCGGGATTGGATGCCAGGACATTACAGGGCACACGCGGGATTGGGTGCCAGGACATTACAGGGCACACGCGGGATTGGATGCCAGGACATTACAGGGCACACGTGGGATTGGATGCCAGGACATTACAGGGTACACGTGGGATTGGATGCCAGGACATTACAGGGCACACGCGGGATTGGATGCCAGGACGTTACAGGGCACACGTGGGATTGGATGCCAGGGCATTACAGGGCACACGCGGGATTGGATGCCAGGACGTTACAGGGCACACGCGGGATTGGATGCCTGGACATTACAGGGCACACGCGGGATTGGATGCCAGGACATTACAGGGCACACGCGGGATTGGATGCCAGGACGTTACAGGGCACACGCGGGATTGGATGCCTGGACATTACAGGGCACACGCGGGATTGGATGCCAGGGCATTACAGGGCACACGCGGGATTGGATGCCTGGACGTTACAGGGCACACGCGGGATTGGGTGAATGATACAGTGAATGATACAGTGAATACATAcattacatacagtatataatataaaatatatttgcatatattatacatatatatactccaATCGTTGATTCATCCGTCTTCCAGCCACTTATACAATACAGGGTTGTGGAGTATATTTTAAGATAAATATTGTTGATCCCAAGGGGAAATTCTTGAAAGGAGATGTCCCACATAtcagtcaatcaatcaatcaatcaatcaatcgatcaatcaatcaatctttAACTATATAGCACTGTTTTAACTACAAAGTGTTTTACAGACTTTTAAGGTCAGGAATTAGCATAGGCATAAGTATAAgcacagaaaaaaattaaaagagaatcagtttaaaaaataataataataaaataccacCAAAAACATGGGACTGTAACCACCCCCGGTCCTGGTAGGGGGCTTTTGATCACCCTTTCTATACTTTATGCATGGGGACACAAACCCATGCCACATTGGGATCTAAAACCCAATGTCCTCTGGGGAACTCAAGCCCCAGAGCATTCAGGGGAGTGACCCCCACTTGATGTCAAGGAAGAAGGGACCACACCCTCCTTCTACACCCAGGACCTCCTGTTTACTAGATAAACactttgaatgaatgaatgaatgaatgaaagttacatttatatagcacttttcaagacacccaaagcactttGCAGAAGGGgaccattctgcaccagtacactcaccacatAATAGCTAAGGTTAGGTAATTAGGTACagagcaggggtagggaacctgttCCACGGAGGGCTGGTGTGggggcgggtttttgggatggcctctctgtcagccaataacagcgggtccccaggactgcagttgagACCCACTGTATTATTATTGGCTAACTggccctccatggaacaggttccccacccctgatgTGGGGGGATTATTAGGTGGCCAGACTGTCAGAGTACCATCCCTGGCCCAAGGACCTTTCATTACCTTAGACAGTCAGGACCTTGCTTTGACATTTCATCCAAAGGAgagcaccatttttacagcacagtgtcttCATCACTGCACAGACCACGGGAGGGGCTATCTTTTgggccacaccaacacctcttccagcagcaagCCACTTTCCtagttggtgtcccatccaagtACATCGGTACCTCGACCCTGGAACTGTCctgttggtgtcccatccaagtacagtggtaccttgacCCAGGAACAGTCTTGTTCACGAGcaaatcgggttacgaaccagatgttcGAAAAATTTTTATACCGGTTCGGGAACCTGTTTCAGAGAGAGAACGTTATATGTTATAGCGGTACCTTTCAGTGATTGATAAACATGTTTGTGATGGTTTTTAACAGTCACATACAGTATCTATGCATAAAATTACAGTACTTCATTAATAACATACATTATTAACTCCTATTTAAGCTTCGTATTCTCCATTCACACATAGCGGCGACTGTGTGTTGTTTGTTTACTGTACAAACAAAGAAGTTTGTACTCATCACCATACAATGCATGGAATCACAAAATGTACATAAAAATTTTAGGCATATGAAAATAATGTacagtttaataaaaaaagCACATATTTGAAATTACTGTATTGCTTTTGACTGTTACTCAGTCTTTTCATGTTAATGTTAatagtttttttggggggatgttttgtgggtCTTTcccgtgttttggcgtctttcgagcgaccagccCGCTAACGAGCGTATGCTCAGTTGAGTATTGGTCCACCTTCCGTAAACGAATGTTCTCTCTTTCCCTTGTTTGCTCtttaaggttattttaatttagtcTATATTCttagtcacaaaaaaaaacattaaaaaatttaaattctgTGTTTATGATGTTTTTCGATTTATctgtatttacattattttaaaaattgattcGAGTCATGAACTGAGTCCTCGAACGAATTAAGTTCGTGAGCTGAGGCACTCACTGTACTGGCCAGGCCAAACCCTGCTTAATTTCAGGTAGATTACCTGGCCAGAACTGCAGGTAGTATGGCTGCTGGCACTGTCTACCCAACTAAACCACAGCCCTACCTTCCAGGAAAACATACATTCTGAATATGAATGAATGTTAGAGACAGTAGAAGCAGAGTGACTCTATAGGCACAGATCAGCCTATGAGTCAGTGATCAGCCTATGAGTCAGTGATCAGCCTGTGAGTCAGTGATCAACCTGTGAGTCAGGGTCTGCTCAGCCCCAGTCTCTCTACTTGCTCTGTCTCAGTCTGTATGGCTCTGAAGGAGCTTTACTGTGATTAGAATGGAGGAGCTTCTCCGGGCCCAGTACCTGAGAGCTGGCTTGGGCGGCTGATTGAGGAGCCAGGCGCTGATCCGGTAGTGACCCCGTGCTGTTTTTAATTCATATCCAGCCGTGCAGGATGCCGCTGTCTGTGTGTAATGCCTCTGGTGCCACACTGCGCGGAAGGCATTTTGTCCTCAGTCTCCTCGTGCGGGAGCCAGACGCGCAGTGGAGCCGCGTTGGCATGTGGCGCAGTGTCCGGCTGCCATGGCCACTGTGAGGTTCACTGGTTATTGATGTCGTACCGTGCCATATATCTAAACCCCATGCAGTTTGCAGAGGTGAGCTTGTCATATTAAACTGTATAAACTGCAGGTATGTAAACGCATAATGACTCATTAAATACTGGTATTAAAATTCAGGAGGACACCGATCTGTGGTTCTCGTCATTTCTCCACATGGTCTGTGAGTCTGATCTGTGGTTCCCTCTCCCAGGTTGCGAGCCGATCCCCCTGAAGTACCTGGAGTGGACTGATGTCGAGTCCATAGTGGCCGTGGTCTTCTCCTGTCTGGGCATCCTGGTGACCATGTTCGTGACATTCATCTTCGTGCTATACCGTGACACCCCCGTGGTGAAATCCTCCAGCCGGGAGCTATGTTACATCATCCTGGCCGGCATCTTCCTGGGTTACGTGTGCCCCTTCACGCTCATTGCCCGGCCCACCGTGACCTCCTGCTACCTGCAACGTCTCCTGGTGGGCCTCTCCTCTGCCATGTGTTACTCCGCCCTGGTGACCAAGACCAACCGCATCGCTCGCATCCTGGCGGGCAGCAAGAAGAAGATCTGCACGCGCAAGCCGCGCTTCATGAGTGCCTGGGCCCAGGTCGTCATCGCTTCGCTTCTAGTCAGCATCCAGCTCACGCTGGAGGTCACACTCATCATCCTTGAGCCACCGGAGCCCATCAAGTCCTACCCCAGCATCCGAGAGGTCTACCTGATCTGCAACACCAGCAACTTGGGTGTGGTGGCGCCATTGGGCTACAACGGCCTGCTGATCATGAGCTGCACCTACTACGCCTTCAAGACGCGCAACGTGCCAGCCAACTTCAACGAGGCCAAGTACATCGCCTTCACCATGTACACCACCTGCATCATTTGGCTGGCCTTCGTGCCCATCTACTTCGGCAGCAACTACAAGATCATCACCACCTCCTTCTCCGTCAGCCTGAGCGCTACTGTGGCCCTGGGCTGCATGTTCACGCCCAAGATCTACATCATCATCGCCAAGCCCGAGCGCAATGTGCGCAGCGCCTTCACCACATCTGACGTGGTGCGCATGCATGTGGGCGATGGCAAGGTGGACTGTCGCAGCAACAGCCTGCTCAACATGTTCCGCAGGAAGAAGAACTCCCCAGGAAATGCGAGGTGAGTCCTCGTCGGGGCAAAGCCCACTGGCCAGGCGGCCATTAGGTCAGGGCTGTTCAACTCCGATCCTGGAGCGGGGGCTGGGGGCCTGATGTTTACAATCATTTCTTGCAGTATAATTTGAGCCATCAAACAGAGGTGTTGCTAATTTTCTTCTGAGAATCGTTTGAAGCCCCCTGAACTCTCAAAGTTAATGGGTGCTGGGGGCCCCGGTGGGAAGTGGCCCCAGCTACAGGACCGGCGTTTCTTCCGTCCTGGTTCAGTGGAGCAGCTGGTCATATCAGCATCAGAATCAGACTCATGTGTGACTTGTCAGCAAGggaaagttaaaaaaaacacacacttattcactcacacatacagacactaaATGGTTGTTGACCGCTTTTAATATTCATAAAAGGAAAGAAACACTGTAAATGTGAGCCAAGGctgagaaaatgtttaatgcatcAGATAGTGGTGAGCGCTGTCAAGGATGCTCACCAGCCTGATTCTTTGCTTGGGAGTTTGTGTCTATCTCTGCGCAGTGAATCAGGGATGAAGTAAGAAGCTCACACTCAGAAATAGTGAAAAAACAGCAGGGGTGAGGTGTGGACTCTGTTCCTCAGTGCTTTCAGCTAGTGACCTCTCTATAGACAGCATTATTCCTGCGGATACATTGTTTATTCAGAAGCAATCAACCTTTGGTAATAACTAAACAATGTTTAATAAGTTTAGTTATACACAATGCAGATGAAATGAAGATAAAACTTAAATAAAGTCATTGTAACCTACATTCAGTCTGTTTGACATTTAAGTATGTTGACTAGGCAAACGATTTGAGAAACATGCATTTGAATAATACATGAATTCATGAAATTTCTAAGACAAAGGCATGCTTTTCTGGTCTTACTATCCTTctaattctctctctctttctttcttgcGCCATCTCTCCAAAGAAAAGATAAatatttccttttttatttgtttaccaAGGAAGCAGTAAAGAGTGAGCAGTTTAGATGAGCTTAATAGCCTTTGTGAAATTCTTTTGCATGATCTCACTGTCCTGGGTTCCCGAGCAATAACTGCCATCTTTATTTTGTTCTTAGTTCTAATGGAAAGTCTGTGTCATGGTCTGAACCAGGTGCCAAGCAGCCACCGAAGGGGGAGCACATGTGGCACAGACTGTCAGTACATGtgaggaaacaggagcccagccccaatcagacagctgtcatCAAACCCCTAACTAAAGCCTACGACTCTGGCCTCAGCATCTCAGACCTCAGCACCAAAACTTTGTACGATGTGGCAGAGGAGGAAGAGGGCGATCCTGTCCGGCACAATCCGCCTGACAGCCCCCCCGTGATGGCCGTTGGCCAGGTGCTCAACGTTGGGCCAGAAAAAGACACGGACGGGGGGCAGGCATGCCTATCCGAGCGTCCGTGCAACTGCGCCTTCCCCCCGCAGTCCGTCATGGACCACCTCCTGGAGGTGGCGGACAAACTCAATTCCAGCGTGCCGGATTTTAACGACGAGGTCCCAGGCCCTGGGAGCGGGGCAAGACCCTGCTACCAAACCCACCTGGGCCAATGTCCGACCCCCACCTCGCACCTGGACCCCTTTGAGGAGGAGCTCTTATGCCCTACTGATGAGCTGGAGGATGAGCGGTTGGGCCTGATTGACAGCTACGCTTATGACAACGTCCGGATCCATGAAACAGAGGAGATGGAGGAGGATTTGGAGGAGCTGGTACCAAGCCGATTCACCCCAGAGGCCTCCCCAGCCCTAACACCCCCATCTCCTTTTAAAGACTCAGTGGGCTCAGGAAGCTCTGCCCCCAACTCCCCTGTGTCCGAGTCCGAGCTATGCAGCCCACCCCGCATGCCCTATGCCTCCATCGTCCTGAGGGACTACACACAGAGCTCGTCCACTTTGTGAGGCTAGCAACGTGTCTCATCGCTCATTTGTTCCATCaatttagttttttgttttgaaggcaaacaaaactaaacatATCAAAGCAAAGCAAACGGAATATCCCCAACGGCATCTGTGTGCCCATTCATTCTGCAAATCTTAAACAAAGGGGCCCAACAAAGAAGGTGTAGCTTGTGCAAAAAAAAGCTTTCAAGAGAAAATTTTGAAGGTGGGAGAAGTAGTTTTGGAAGCATGCTGAAGGTATTTTGCACGTGGAACAGCTGAATCCGATGGATGACAACAAACAGGAAATAAGACTGTGATAGCGAATTGACACACGGAGAGTTAATTGGTGTGGCAGATGCGAACGGATCAAATTTTTGTAACTTTTCTGAAGTGTGTTATGACTTTGAgtgtttttatttctgtttattctGATTACGAACATAAGTAAACTCGGGAACCCGCTTGTAGATGATCgtttcattttgcattttaaattttatatttgtttatgcTGCTAGAAGGaacaaacagattttttttttcagtaaaataaaaaGTATTCACCCAAAGGTTACAGAAAACAGGATTTCCCACAAGACCACCGGATTCGCTGTAATTATTTTACCCAACCATGGTCTTATTTAACTATATTAGCTGCCGAATAAATTTGAACTGTGACAATATGGGTTGTTTGTGAAGGATTTAAAGGATTTATACAAAGTTATACAAAGATTACTGTTAAGATACTCCCCACGGTTTCCCCTTAAATTGAATTAATCATTTTCCTTAATTACATTAtggttatttaatttattttaatttacccTTAGTACAGGTAACAATTCAGCGACTGGGTAATACCACTTGGCTTTAGGAAAGTGACACCCTGTCTGGCATAAAGCATAAGGAACATTTTCTGTTGAGAGGAAACATGAACGTCCAAGTCCAAGAAACAATTGCTTTTAGTCACTAGACCTAGATTTTCAAACTGCCCAATACAATATAGTTTAGCAACTTAGTATGAACAAAACCAAGCACTTAGAAGTGAAGGCTTTGGGCCGGGGTTAGAGGACTGGGATTAATTTCTGCTGTTCTTTTCAGATTTGCATTTTCTGTTTCcattgaaaaacaagtcatcaaaaaaataataataaaaaaaaaaaagactttgcACGTTACATTAAAGatattttttacaattttcAGGAGTTTCATATGAGCTAAAATAGAAGGCTGGAAGGTTTTGTGCTAGACTGTAATTCTGCAGAATATTATAGTGAAAAAAGGGAaagtatatacatattttttaaaaaaaatgaaaatgactgaaacaaaaaatagatatataattttttcacGTTATATTTCATTGTTTCTATGATCTTTTATCATTGTAATAATGATATGTCCTTAAAATTTATATTCCATCAAACTGTCTCCCTTTTCATACAAAGGCTCCCTGTTTGTAAAATTGTTATTGTAGAATGTGGGAAATGTATATTGTCTTGAacttgttttgtggtgaaagagGCATTGAATTTGGGTAACTTTTCCAGGAAATTTAGAAGTCAGTGATCTCCTTAAGAACTTTAATTTTAAGGTTTACGATTTTGTAGTTGCTTCTAGTGATAAGGTGTTGCATTTAAATCATGCCTAGATTGATCTTGTTCAAACTgaaagtttaaatgaactacATAATTATAAGTTATATAGTAATGTATTTATTAGACTGGGATTATCCCAAGTATAGATAAATATACTGAGTATCGTAATTTTATGAATTGATATACATTTAGTGCATTCATGTATTCTGTTTGAGTACCGAATCATTTGTAAAACGTGGGGCAAAAGATCAGTCACGTGGTATCAGCTAGACGTGAGAACACATGTGTACTTGCCAGGATTAATGATtctgtaaaataaatattttataattaaCATTGCCTCGGCTTGAACATTTTTTAGAAACCGTATTTCATTGCGAAGGGGTACGTACCCCTCTGCATTTGTACTTCATTCTAAATGTTTAACGAGCGATCGTGTTGCTTCACATCCTTTATGTCTTTTGTAGACTTTTAACACCGCTTCCAGTTCCTTGTTCGCACACCATTACTTTTTCgtgtattttaaacaaatctggcCCAAGTGTCAAGTGCATCTTTCGGTATTTTTCTTTAAGGATTCTTTTTATACATGTTTTTTCTAGTTTCGTACAGCTCTTCACTTCGGAGACTAGTGGCGTCTCTAAAATACATATATGTAGAATATAGATGTTTCTCATGAATGctgtttgttatatttgttatcAAATTGATACGTTTTCATTAGATTCATATTTAAATGATCAGACCACCCGTTTTTTCGTAACCGCTGATCCAGTGCAGTTTCTTAgtaatgtttcatttttattgtcttAACTGCTTTCAGTGCTAATGAGTATGAATGAGAGTGGGTTTATGAAACTGTACGTTTTGCGCGTATTACAAGAACGATTTTCATATTCATTGACAGAACCCCAGGCAATGTAGACTGAGAAGTAATCCAGTGAACTGAAAGGGATTTTACATGTAGTTAGACAAAGCCAGTTCCGGGTCCTGTGACTTATCAGGTGGTTGTTAAGTAAGCGGGAGTCGGAGGGAGAGTTTTCTTTCAATTGCACTCCGTTGCTCTAAACAAGAAGGAAGTAGATTTCCTACTCCTCCGGTTTATAAAGAGAGTAGGAAGTGAGGCTTTTAGTGTCATCGGGAAGGTTTGACAATGGCCGGCGGCTCGGTGTCGGAGTGTAAGGAGTACTTGTTTAAAGTGTTGGTGATCGGCGAGTTAGGCGTGGGGAAAACTAGTATCATTAAGCGTTATGTTCACGAGCTGTTTTCGCAGCACTACAGGGCAACTATCGGTGTTGATTTTGCTCTCAAAGTTATAAACTGGGACAGCAAGACACTGGTGAGATTACAGCTGTGGGACATCGCAGGTAAGATATCTGCTAACGCAATGAAACCCGGAACGACGTACAGAACGTCGCTGTCAAACAGTTTACGGTGTTACTGTCTAAAATGTAACGCGATTCGCTTTTGTGGCGGTGACTGCTTTATGGAGTGATGATCAAGTTACATTGCAGAACAACTACAATTACAATGTTACTGTAAATGGGCTCTACTAACAATCACTGCGGAGTTACTCTACGTGATGGTTGGTGTGTTACTTCTTAGacagtgtgtttttttgcaAGCGGTCTGAACCGAAACAGTTAAATGTCTTGTTATTTATGTGAGTTTGCAACAACTGGCTTCCCAGAAAAAGCAGCCTTTGGACGTGTCGTCGCTCTGTCAACCTTTGGTGATCACGTTAATTGCTAGTGAAATCTAGGTCAAATTATGTCTGAGCGGTTGTCCCTTTTTGAAAATCCTGCGGCCATTTACTGACAGTTCATGCAACAATTGCAGCACTTCAGTTTTTACCTAACACTCTACTATTTACTCTCATCTCACCGAaatcattattttttaaaaacaaatcaaaGGTTGTGCTTCTGTATCTTGGGAAGTACCCGGTATTGAGCGAGTTTGATTTAAGATTGGCTACCACAGAACCTCTTTAAAAAGTCAAGTCACCTATCGCTCCGGGCAAGTGAAAATACATCAGGTCCAGATCAGGCCCACGCATCTGTGCGCAAACCAAACAACAGCGGGCTACTGATATTTATACGGGGAATGGGGCTCTGTCCGGGCAGCTGTCACAAAACGCGGAATTTGGGGTCCCCGTGTGTAAAAGTGCCGTGCGGCTGGATTGCGGCACCATTAATAGAAACGGAAAAGCGCAGGCATGTGTAACATGTGATTCGGTCCCCGATTTCGGAGTAGTTTTGTAGGCGGAATGACGTCCTGAGAAAGGGTGTGAACCTGAGGACACTTTTGTGGCGAAAACCTGAAAACACGCTAACTGGGTTGCCTTTTCGACCTGTTGTCACACTTCCTAATTACTACAAACCCGATTAGTTaggtttaaaatgattttttttaacggttatgaaattatttgtaATTTTATACCAATTTATGTGCAAATTTTGTAGTATGGTGGCATCGACGAGTGAAGCTTAGGCAGAAAAATACCTTTATTATTTGAAATAGTTGAGTGGCTGGATCAGAGATTGACACAAAAATCATCTCTTCACGTAACTTTCTCATTCAGGCAAAGGCAACGAATGTTGTTTGGGTTTATGCAGCACTAATAACACGATTAACCTTTTGTAGCGTTGATTTTCTCATAATACTAATGCATTTTCACAGTCCAGCAAGGCAGTTCTCAGTTACAATCATAAGTAAAGCAGTGTCCATAAACTTGCATGCCAAGCGGTCAGTTTTGACCTTTGACACGCAGGCATTGTTCATTAATTGACCCCAGAAGGCTTCTCATTAATGctgaagacattttttttttgctaaggaGACTATGCTGACCTTCTAAAAACCCAGctgttgtttaataaatgtattaCAGATCAACATCTAGATTTTTTCCCCCAGCCATTATTTGAGCACCTCTAAAATGACCTGAAACTTAAAAAAACTTACATGTTTTACAATTGGAAGTTTCTTTACTTCAGAAATCAGGTGCTCGTGGTTCAGACATCGAGGCTCCTCCTAGGATCAGCGACCTTTTTGGTCACAAGTTCCAGGTCCTTAATCATCACACACTGGCCCAGTAACTTAACTGGAATTCAGACTCTAATCCCAACCTGTTTAGCAAAGGACCTGTGAAATCCCAGGGGAATTTTTCAGGAATACCTCAGCACCCAGGAGCAGGGCGATCCAAGTAAAGTGGATGCTCGAGGAATTGCATGGGCGGTT from the Brienomyrus brachyistius isolate T26 chromosome 19, BBRACH_0.4, whole genome shotgun sequence genome contains:
- the LOC125714834 gene encoding metabotropic glutamate receptor 1-like isoform X1, whose protein sequence is MWNIKMNLITLILFPAVCFDIYACGSNIHERSVVPRSVSRSVARMNGDIIIGALFSVHHQPSAEKVAERKCGDVREQYGIQRVEAMFHTLDRINSDPNLLPNISLGCEIRDSCWHSSVALEQSIEFIRDSLVSERDDKDGSKTCVDGTPLKDLPASKKPIAGVIGPGSSSVAIQVQNLLQLFNIPQIAYSATSIDLSDKTLFKYFLRVVPSDTLQARALVDIVKRYNWTYVSAVHTEGNYGESGMEAFKEMVSQEGLCIAHSDKIYSNAGEKQFDRLLRKLRERLPKARVVVCFCEGMTVRGLLMAMRRLGVAGEFLLIGSDGWADRDEVVEGYELEAEGGITMKLQSAEVTSFNDYFLKLRLDANARNPWFGEFWQHRFQCRIPGHPSENTNYKKICSGNESLSENYVQDSKMGFVINAIYAMAHGLHDMQRYLCPDGPGLCAAMRPLDGSKLLDFLLKTTFTGVSGEDVYFDENGDTPGRYDIMNLQYEEGSRYHYINVGSWHEGILNIDDNRIQMNRSGMVRSVCSDPCSKGQIKVIRKGEVSCCWICTTCKDNEMVQDEFTCKACDLGWWPDEELAGCEPIPLKYLEWTDVESIVAVVFSCLGILVTMFVTFIFVLYRDTPVVKSSSRELCYIILAGIFLGYVCPFTLIARPTVTSCYLQRLLVGLSSAMCYSALVTKTNRIARILAGSKKKICTRKPRFMSAWAQVVIASLLVSIQLTLEVTLIILEPPEPIKSYPSIREVYLICNTSNLGVVAPLGYNGLLIMSCTYYAFKTRNVPANFNEAKYIAFTMYTTCIIWLAFVPIYFGSNYKIITTSFSVSLSATVALGCMFTPKIYIIIAKPERNVRSAFTTSDVVRMHVGDGKVDCRSNSLLNMFRRKKNSPGNASSNGKSVSWSEPGAKQPPKGEHMWHRLSVHVRKQEPSPNQTAVIKPLTKAYDSGLSISDLSTKTLYDVAEEEEGDPVRHNPPDSPPVMAVGQVLNVGPEKDTDGGQACLSERPCNCAFPPQSVMDHLLEVADKLNSSVPDFNDEVPGPGSGARPCYQTHLGQCPTPTSHLDPFEEELLCPTDELEDERLGLIDSYAYDNVRIHETEEMEEDLEELVPSRFTPEASPALTPPSPFKDSVGSGSSAPNSPVSESELCSPPRMPYASIVLRDYTQSSSTL